Proteins encoded together in one Solanum lycopersicum chromosome 7, SLM_r2.1 window:
- the LOC101262131 gene encoding uncharacterized protein isoform X1 — MVDFLYNSTPEEVEDDKKNQPFSDPLSQLSIPDFDEFSLSFADSLLDFDSLSDLMSDSPMADKKQQPLELGSVNDGVSEKCQTQTEDPLSCLNQEESQIGVSEKCDIQMEDPLSCLNQEECQIGVSEKGDIQTEDPLSCLNHEQSSENGMKVEEFDSIVEEKMGRVSISGIEDERVVDQADVGNVSGSVVAAAAAMISKNEESDNKVVISSKVVERIVNDNGNGSIVSNSDTESESESEREASSSASSSDSDEDESSSNDEAEEEANMEEGEIVASDVDEMVGWDDDDEDTGVKGPIRSKNEVQVLPPVPEVTATLQPHHQMQPVGVVSSTIGAQVVVEGVEKHTPLCDGSILWITESRFPLGIVDEIFGPVKNPYYIVRYNSENEVPPGIHPGTLISFVPEFSSYILNDNSLYKKGYDASGENDEEASEDEFSDDEKEAEHRRMLKMKKRDVMNDQKPGNRKDKRNLKNRPQNWKHDQGVAADVQHKNGKLSVDQSPRFIPAAAAAAAPMDQGIHQSAPRQGHGQSIRPPSVPPFPHMQNSPGLASPSTGVWPNGFPFQQPQNMGFPNTLPNMGMSWPQQGHPQQMFQMPLPNALPFEQQINPALPPNFMFPGGLPNFGAGPPFGPWPAFGQNVFNQPGMPMGLPGQFTPAPMNLGGQVPANGPQLGQNNNSQPNAVVPGYINGSPNFNQGQSPSPMSIPGQFTPPPMNLGGQVPANGPQLGQNNNSQPNAVVPGYINGSPNFNQGQSPSPMSIPGQFTPPPMNLGGQVPENGPKSGQNNNNVSPNFTRGAHSGGGRRGNHRGGGRFGGRRGRSQCN; from the exons ATGGTGGATTTTCTGTATAATTCAACCCCTGAAGAGGTTgaagatgataaaaaaaatcaacctttTTCTGACCCTTTAAGCCAACTATCTATCCCTGACTTTGACGAATTCTCTTTGTCTTTTGCTGATTCTCTTCTTGATTTTGATTCCCTCAGTGATTTGATGTCGGATAGTCCTATGGCTGATAAAAAACAACAACCCCTTGAGCTTGGTTCTGTTAATGATGGAGTTTCTGAGAAATGTCAAACTCAAACTGAGGACCCTTTGTCTTGTTTGAATCAAGAAGAGAGTCAAATTGGGGTTTCTGAGAAATGTGATATTCAAATGGAGGACCCTTTGAGTTGTTTGAATCAAGAAGAGTGTCAAATTGGGGTTTCTGAGAAAGGTGATATTCAAACTGAGGACCCTTTGAGTTGTTTGAATCATGAACAGAGTTCTGAGAATGGGATGAAAGTTGAGGAATTTGATTCAATAGTTGAGGAGAAGATGGGTAGAGTTAGTATAAGTGGGATAGAGGATGAAAGAGTAGTTGATCAAGCTGATGTTGGAAATGTTAGTGGCAGTGTGGTGGCGGCAGCGGCGGCAATGATTAGCAAGAATGAGGAGAGTGATAATAAAGTTGTCATCAGTAGTAAGGTTGTGGAAAGAATTGTGAATGATAATGGAAATGGTAGTATAGTGAGTAATAGTGATACGGAGTCTGAAAGTGAAAGTGAAAGAGAAGCCTCTTCCTCGGCCTCTAGTAGTGACAGCGATGAAGATGAGAGTAGTTCTAATGATGAAGCAGAAGAGGAGGCGAATATGGAAGAAGGCGAGATTGTAGCATCTGATGTCGATGAGATGGTTGGTTGGGATGACGACGATGAGGACACTGGTGTTAAGGGGCCTATCAGGTCTAAGAATGAGGTTCAG GTTCTACCCCCAGTTCCGGAAGTGACTGCAACCTTGCAACCACATCACCAGATGCAGCCTGTAGGAGTTGTGTCGTCG ACTATTGGTGCCCAAGTTGTAGTAGAAGGGGTGGAGAAGCATACTCCTCTTTGTGATGGTTCTATTCTCTGGATAACAGAAAGCAGATTTCCACTCGGTATAGTAGATGAGATTTTTGGCCCTGTCAAGAACCCGTACTACATTGTAAGATACAATTCGGAAAATGAAGTTCCCCCTGGAATCCACCCAGGCACCTTGATCTCTTTCGTCCCTGAATTTTCAAGTTATATCTTAAATGACAACAGTCTTTACAAGAAAGGGTATGATGCATCTGGTGAAAATGATGAAGAGGCGTCTGAGGATGAATTttctgatgatgagaaggaagcTGAACACAGGAGAatgctaaaaatgaaaaagagggACGTCATGAATGACCAGAAACCAGGAAACAGGAAGGACAAAAGGAATCTGAAAAATCGACCACAGAACTGGAAACATGATCAAGGTGTGGCTGCGGATGTGCAACATAAAAATGGTAAGCTATCAGTTGACCAAAGTCCACGCTTTATTCcagctgctgctgctgctgctgctccTATGGATCAAGGCATTCATCAAAGCGCCCCTCGTCAAGGACATGGACAGAGTATCAGGCCTCCATCAGTTCCTCCATTCCCTCATATGCAAAATTCCCCTGGCTTAGCATCACCGTCAACTGGAGTTTGGCCTAATGGATTCCCATTTCAACAGCCCCAGAATATGGGCTTTCCTAACACACTGCCGAATATGGGTATGTCATGGCCCCAACAAGGTCATCCTCAGCAAATGTTTCAAATGCCATTGCCAAATGCATTACCTTTTGAGCAGCAAATAAATCCAGCTCTTCCGCCTAACTTTATGTTCCCAGGTGGGCTACCAAATTTTGGTGCAGGGCCACCATTTGGACCTTGGCCTGCGTTTGGACAAAATGTTTTTAATCAACCAGGTATGCCGATGGGCTTACCAGGCCAATTTACTCCTGCACCCATGAATTTGGGAGGTCAGGTACCAGCGAATGGACCGCAATTAGGACAGAACAACAATTCACAACCAAATGCTGTGGTTCCTGGGTACATTAATGGCTCTCCAAACTTCAATCAAGGACAATCACCTTCTCCAATGAGCATACCAGGCCAATTTACTCCTCCACCGATGAATTTGGGAGGTCAGGTACCAGCGAATGGACCGCAATTAGGACAGAACAACAATTCACAACCAAATGCTGTGGTTCCTGGGTACATTAATGGCTCTCCAAACTTCAATCAAGGACAATCACCTTCTCCAATGAGCATACCAGGCCAATTTACTCCTCCACCGATGAATTTGGGAGGTCAGGTGCCCGAGAATGGACCAAAATCAGGACAGAACAATAATAATGTCTCTCCAAACTTCACTCGAGGCGCTCATTCTGGTGGTGGTCGGAGAGGAAATCACAGGGGTGGTGGCCGTTTTGGTGGTAGGAGAGGTAGGTCACAATGTAACTGA
- the LOC101262131 gene encoding H/ACA ribonucleoprotein complex non-core subunit NAF1 isoform X2, producing MSDSPMADKKQQPLELGSVNDGVSEKCQTQTEDPLSCLNQEESQIGVSEKCDIQMEDPLSCLNQEECQIGVSEKGDIQTEDPLSCLNHEQSSENGMKVEEFDSIVEEKMGRVSISGIEDERVVDQADVGNVSGSVVAAAAAMISKNEESDNKVVISSKVVERIVNDNGNGSIVSNSDTESESESEREASSSASSSDSDEDESSSNDEAEEEANMEEGEIVASDVDEMVGWDDDDEDTGVKGPIRSKNEVQVLPPVPEVTATLQPHHQMQPVGVVSSTIGAQVVVEGVEKHTPLCDGSILWITESRFPLGIVDEIFGPVKNPYYIVRYNSENEVPPGIHPGTLISFVPEFSSYILNDNSLYKKGYDASGENDEEASEDEFSDDEKEAEHRRMLKMKKRDVMNDQKPGNRKDKRNLKNRPQNWKHDQGVAADVQHKNGKLSVDQSPRFIPAAAAAAAPMDQGIHQSAPRQGHGQSIRPPSVPPFPHMQNSPGLASPSTGVWPNGFPFQQPQNMGFPNTLPNMGMSWPQQGHPQQMFQMPLPNALPFEQQINPALPPNFMFPGGLPNFGAGPPFGPWPAFGQNVFNQPGMPMGLPGQFTPAPMNLGGQVPANGPQLGQNNNSQPNAVVPGYINGSPNFNQGQSPSPMSIPGQFTPPPMNLGGQVPANGPQLGQNNNSQPNAVVPGYINGSPNFNQGQSPSPMSIPGQFTPPPMNLGGQVPENGPKSGQNNNNVSPNFTRGAHSGGGRRGNHRGGGRFGGRRGRSQCN from the exons ATGTCGGATAGTCCTATGGCTGATAAAAAACAACAACCCCTTGAGCTTGGTTCTGTTAATGATGGAGTTTCTGAGAAATGTCAAACTCAAACTGAGGACCCTTTGTCTTGTTTGAATCAAGAAGAGAGTCAAATTGGGGTTTCTGAGAAATGTGATATTCAAATGGAGGACCCTTTGAGTTGTTTGAATCAAGAAGAGTGTCAAATTGGGGTTTCTGAGAAAGGTGATATTCAAACTGAGGACCCTTTGAGTTGTTTGAATCATGAACAGAGTTCTGAGAATGGGATGAAAGTTGAGGAATTTGATTCAATAGTTGAGGAGAAGATGGGTAGAGTTAGTATAAGTGGGATAGAGGATGAAAGAGTAGTTGATCAAGCTGATGTTGGAAATGTTAGTGGCAGTGTGGTGGCGGCAGCGGCGGCAATGATTAGCAAGAATGAGGAGAGTGATAATAAAGTTGTCATCAGTAGTAAGGTTGTGGAAAGAATTGTGAATGATAATGGAAATGGTAGTATAGTGAGTAATAGTGATACGGAGTCTGAAAGTGAAAGTGAAAGAGAAGCCTCTTCCTCGGCCTCTAGTAGTGACAGCGATGAAGATGAGAGTAGTTCTAATGATGAAGCAGAAGAGGAGGCGAATATGGAAGAAGGCGAGATTGTAGCATCTGATGTCGATGAGATGGTTGGTTGGGATGACGACGATGAGGACACTGGTGTTAAGGGGCCTATCAGGTCTAAGAATGAGGTTCAG GTTCTACCCCCAGTTCCGGAAGTGACTGCAACCTTGCAACCACATCACCAGATGCAGCCTGTAGGAGTTGTGTCGTCG ACTATTGGTGCCCAAGTTGTAGTAGAAGGGGTGGAGAAGCATACTCCTCTTTGTGATGGTTCTATTCTCTGGATAACAGAAAGCAGATTTCCACTCGGTATAGTAGATGAGATTTTTGGCCCTGTCAAGAACCCGTACTACATTGTAAGATACAATTCGGAAAATGAAGTTCCCCCTGGAATCCACCCAGGCACCTTGATCTCTTTCGTCCCTGAATTTTCAAGTTATATCTTAAATGACAACAGTCTTTACAAGAAAGGGTATGATGCATCTGGTGAAAATGATGAAGAGGCGTCTGAGGATGAATTttctgatgatgagaaggaagcTGAACACAGGAGAatgctaaaaatgaaaaagagggACGTCATGAATGACCAGAAACCAGGAAACAGGAAGGACAAAAGGAATCTGAAAAATCGACCACAGAACTGGAAACATGATCAAGGTGTGGCTGCGGATGTGCAACATAAAAATGGTAAGCTATCAGTTGACCAAAGTCCACGCTTTATTCcagctgctgctgctgctgctgctccTATGGATCAAGGCATTCATCAAAGCGCCCCTCGTCAAGGACATGGACAGAGTATCAGGCCTCCATCAGTTCCTCCATTCCCTCATATGCAAAATTCCCCTGGCTTAGCATCACCGTCAACTGGAGTTTGGCCTAATGGATTCCCATTTCAACAGCCCCAGAATATGGGCTTTCCTAACACACTGCCGAATATGGGTATGTCATGGCCCCAACAAGGTCATCCTCAGCAAATGTTTCAAATGCCATTGCCAAATGCATTACCTTTTGAGCAGCAAATAAATCCAGCTCTTCCGCCTAACTTTATGTTCCCAGGTGGGCTACCAAATTTTGGTGCAGGGCCACCATTTGGACCTTGGCCTGCGTTTGGACAAAATGTTTTTAATCAACCAGGTATGCCGATGGGCTTACCAGGCCAATTTACTCCTGCACCCATGAATTTGGGAGGTCAGGTACCAGCGAATGGACCGCAATTAGGACAGAACAACAATTCACAACCAAATGCTGTGGTTCCTGGGTACATTAATGGCTCTCCAAACTTCAATCAAGGACAATCACCTTCTCCAATGAGCATACCAGGCCAATTTACTCCTCCACCGATGAATTTGGGAGGTCAGGTACCAGCGAATGGACCGCAATTAGGACAGAACAACAATTCACAACCAAATGCTGTGGTTCCTGGGTACATTAATGGCTCTCCAAACTTCAATCAAGGACAATCACCTTCTCCAATGAGCATACCAGGCCAATTTACTCCTCCACCGATGAATTTGGGAGGTCAGGTGCCCGAGAATGGACCAAAATCAGGACAGAACAATAATAATGTCTCTCCAAACTTCACTCGAGGCGCTCATTCTGGTGGTGGTCGGAGAGGAAATCACAGGGGTGGTGGCCGTTTTGGTGGTAGGAGAGGTAGGTCACAATGTAACTGA
- the LOC101259953 gene encoding uncharacterized protein, with product MSQLSLLQLLQYLFLNFISINTFPFFNKTHQIKTSTLKHQSTNFFLSLFQNIIRKKKMVCFCFLVDQTKQVCKSKPVAGTCSRCGGGASVADMKTATRFCYVPFYWKNWRAIICTFCGAILRSYR from the coding sequence ATGTCCCAACTGTCTCTGCTTCAACTTTTACAGTACCTTTTTCTCAATTTCATCTCTATAAATACCTTTCCTTTCTTTAATAAAACTCATCAAATCAAAACCTCAACACTAAAACATCAAAGtaccaatttttttctctctctattccaaaacattataagaaaaaaaaagatggtcTGTTTTTGTTTCTTAGTAGATCAAACAAAACAGGTGTGTAAGAGCAAACCCGTCGCCGGAACATGTTCACGTTGCGGCGGCGGAGCTAGTGTAGCAGACATGAAGACTGCTACACGGTTTTGTTATGTTCCCTTTTATTGGAAAAATTGGAGAGCTATTATATGTACATTTTGTGGTGCGATTCTTCGCTCTTATCGATGA